The DNA sequence GCGGCTTCGCCTGGCGGCCGGACAACTGGATCGACAAGCTCACCGGGAACACCCGGGTCCGCACGATGATCGACGCGGGCGCGGACACCGACACGGTGGTACGGGCGTGGCAGCGGGACCTGTCGGCGTTCCGGGCGAAGCGGCGGAGGTATCTGCGGTACGGCGGGTAGCGCGGGCGTGCCGGACCCGGCCGGCCGGTGGGCGGTTCAGCCGGTCAGGTCCAGGTCGCCGAGGTATTCGCCGTCGTCGGTGAGGCCCCGCTTGCGGTAGCCGAGGCGGAGGTAGAACTCCTCGGGACCGCCCTCGCCGGGCTTCCAGGTCACGGTCGAGACCGACCCGCCCCGCCGGCGGATCTCCTCGTTCACCGCCCCCACGGCGAACCGCCCGTAGCCCCGGCCCTGCTCGTCGGCGGCGACGGCGAGCCGCCAGAGCCCGGAGCGGGGCGGGGCGTCCGGCACCCCGGCGTCG is a window from the Streptomyces sp. MMBL 11-1 genome containing:
- a CDS encoding GNAT family N-acetyltransferase, producing MTPAHPRLEKVTPDTVLDACRLEVAPAQRAFVAPVARSLAEAYVHPDIAWPRLIRDGERIVGFVMAYFDLPFDFDAGVPDAPPRSGLWRLAVAADEQGRGYGRFAVGAVNEEIRRRGGSVSTVTWKPGEGGPEEFYLRLGYRKRGLTDDGEYLGDLDLTG